The proteins below are encoded in one region of Prevotella melaninogenica ATCC 25845:
- the ftsZ gene encoding cell division protein FtsZ, translating into MADNNNKMDILDFGDGDVADSIIKVIGVGGGGGNAVNHMYREGIHDVTFVLCNTDAQALNDSPVPVHLQLGKEGLGAGNRPERARQAAEETSEDIKRMLNDGTKMAFITAGMGGGTGTGAAPVIARVSKELGILTVGIVTIPFRFEGAKKIDQALDGVEEMAKHVDALLVINNERLREIYPELSLLNGFRKADDTLSVAAKSIAEIITVHGIMNLDFNDVKTVLKDGGVAIMSTGYGEGEGRVKQAIEDALNSPLLNDNDVYKSKKILLSINFNTDDKDNPGLTMEEMGDVTEFMNHFSADFELKWGLAIDPELDKKVKVTILATGFGIEDVDGMGSHIKKQTQEDAARQAEEEEKAAERRDRRDRFYKDNNSSQYKHRPHIYRFTADELDNEDVILAVENTPTYKRTKQMIKDIKRISNPEQDNEDNENKEGAVEGVISFV; encoded by the coding sequence ATGGCAGACAACAATAATAAAATGGATATATTAGACTTCGGTGACGGCGATGTAGCTGATAGCATCATCAAGGTCATTGGTGTCGGTGGTGGTGGTGGTAACGCCGTAAACCACATGTACAGAGAAGGTATCCACGATGTGACCTTCGTACTCTGTAACACGGATGCGCAGGCACTCAACGACTCTCCTGTTCCTGTTCATCTGCAATTGGGTAAGGAAGGATTAGGTGCTGGAAACCGTCCTGAACGTGCACGTCAGGCTGCAGAAGAGACAAGCGAGGATATCAAGCGTATGCTCAACGATGGTACGAAGATGGCATTTATCACCGCTGGTATGGGTGGTGGTACGGGTACTGGTGCAGCACCAGTCATCGCACGTGTCAGCAAGGAATTGGGTATTCTCACCGTGGGTATCGTTACCATTCCATTCCGTTTCGAGGGTGCTAAGAAGATAGATCAGGCGTTGGATGGCGTTGAAGAGATGGCAAAGCACGTCGATGCGCTACTCGTTATCAACAACGAACGTCTCCGCGAGATTTATCCTGAACTGAGTTTGCTCAATGGTTTCCGCAAGGCTGACGACACACTGAGTGTGGCTGCCAAGAGTATTGCAGAGATTATCACCGTTCATGGTATTATGAACCTCGACTTCAACGATGTTAAGACAGTCCTCAAAGATGGCGGTGTAGCTATCATGTCTACCGGTTACGGTGAGGGTGAAGGCCGTGTGAAGCAGGCTATTGAGGATGCACTCAACTCACCACTGCTTAACGACAACGATGTCTATAAGTCTAAGAAGATTCTGCTCTCTATCAACTTCAACACTGACGACAAGGACAACCCTGGTCTGACAATGGAGGAAATGGGCGATGTGACAGAATTCATGAACCACTTCAGCGCAGACTTCGAGTTGAAATGGGGACTTGCTATTGACCCTGAACTCGACAAAAAGGTTAAGGTTACTATCCTTGCAACGGGCTTCGGTATCGAGGATGTTGACGGTATGGGTAGCCATATCAAGAAGCAGACACAAGAGGATGCAGCACGTCAGGCAGAGGAAGAGGAGAAGGCTGCAGAGCGTCGTGACCGTCGTGATCGTTTCTATAAGGACAACAACAGCTCACAATACAAGCATCGTCCACACATCTATCGCTTTACTGCGGATGAGCTCGACAACGAGGATGTTATCCTTGCTGTAGAGAACACACCAACCTACAAGCGTACTAAACAGATGATTAAGGACATCAAGCGCATCAGTAATCCTGAGCAAGATAATGAAGATAACGAAAACAAAGAAGGTGCTGTCGAAGGCGTTATTAGCTTCGTATAA
- the ftsA gene encoding cell division protein FtsA — MAEFIVAIELGSSKITGIAGKKNLDGSISVLAVVKEDATQCIRKGVVYNIDKTGQCLTGIINKLRKQLKYEISQVYVGVGGQSIRSVRNVIVKDLPTDTIITSDMINELMDANRNMTYPDQEILDAATQEYKVDNQFVLDPVGIKATRLEGNFLNILWRKAFYDNLNNCFEKSGISIAEMYLAPLALADAVLSEAEKRGGCVLVDFGADTTTVSVYYKNILRHLAVIPLGGNNITKDIASLQMEEKDAEAMKLKYGSAFTENNDIDNTLKYSIDSERTVESRKFIEIVEARIGEIVENIWCQVPSDYADKLLGGIILTGGGMNLKNIERCIRNTTHIDKIRKANFVTHTIASSNADITAKNGDMNTILGLLIKGEMNCAGPEYNPAQSNLFNNEDIAVATPIDQQQQPYTPSSTTRQGQGIVPTPEEKKKAEAERRKREEEERKLREEEEARERELEEEKRRNSFWNKFSRKVKDFGKTIMSEDEE; from the coding sequence ATGGCAGAGTTCATAGTAGCCATTGAATTAGGCTCATCAAAGATTACGGGAATCGCTGGCAAAAAGAATCTTGACGGCAGTATCTCCGTGCTTGCTGTTGTAAAGGAAGACGCTACACAGTGTATTCGCAAGGGTGTCGTTTACAACATCGACAAGACCGGACAGTGCCTCACTGGCATCATCAACAAACTAAGAAAACAACTGAAGTATGAGATTTCTCAGGTCTATGTAGGCGTGGGAGGACAGTCTATACGAAGCGTTCGCAACGTTATCGTAAAGGATCTGCCTACTGATACCATCATTACCTCAGATATGATTAATGAGTTAATGGATGCCAACCGCAATATGACTTATCCTGACCAGGAGATTCTCGATGCTGCCACACAGGAGTATAAGGTTGACAACCAGTTTGTTCTCGACCCAGTCGGTATCAAAGCCACCCGCTTGGAGGGTAACTTCCTTAATATCCTTTGGCGCAAGGCTTTCTATGATAACCTCAACAACTGCTTTGAGAAGTCTGGCATCTCTATTGCCGAGATGTACCTTGCACCTTTGGCTTTGGCTGATGCCGTATTGAGCGAGGCTGAGAAACGTGGAGGTTGTGTATTGGTTGACTTCGGTGCTGACACAACAACAGTTTCTGTATACTACAAGAACATTCTCCGTCACTTGGCTGTTATTCCATTGGGTGGTAACAATATTACAAAGGACATTGCCAGCCTACAGATGGAAGAAAAGGATGCTGAGGCAATGAAGCTTAAGTATGGTTCTGCTTTCACTGAAAATAACGATATCGACAATACATTAAAATACTCTATCGACTCAGAACGTACCGTAGAGAGCCGTAAATTCATTGAAATCGTTGAGGCACGTATTGGCGAAATCGTTGAGAATATATGGTGCCAGGTACCATCTGACTATGCCGACAAACTCCTTGGCGGTATCATTCTCACTGGTGGCGGTATGAACTTGAAGAACATTGAACGCTGTATTCGTAATACCACACATATTGACAAGATTCGCAAAGCAAACTTCGTCACACATACCATCGCTTCAAGCAATGCTGATATCACAGCTAAGAATGGTGATATGAACACAATTCTCGGTTTGCTTATCAAGGGAGAAATGAACTGTGCTGGACCAGAATACAACCCTGCACAGAGCAATCTCTTCAACAACGAAGACATTGCTGTAGCAACTCCTATTGACCAACAGCAGCAACCTTATACGCCATCATCTACAACAAGACAGGGACAAGGTATTGTTCCAACACCTGAAGAGAAGAAGAAGGCTGAAGCTGAACGTCGTAAGCGTGAAGAGGAAGAGCGCAAGCTGCGTGAGGAAGAGGAAGCAAGAGAGCGCGAACTCGAAGAGGAGAAGCGTCGCAATAGCTTCTGGAACAAATTCTCACGTAAGGTGAAAGATTTCGGAAAAACCATTATGAGTGAGGATGAAGAATAA
- the murC gene encoding UDP-N-acetylmuramate--L-alanine ligase has translation MELKDIKSVYFVGAGGIGMSAIARYFLHKGLIVAGYDKTPSELTHTLEKEGMDIHYEENVQLIPAACKEPASTLVIYTPAIPSNHAELVYFRENGFEIQKRAQVLGTLTRTHKGLCFAGTHGKTTTSCMCAHLMHQSHLDCNAFLGGISKNYGTNYILSDHSDFVVIEADEFDRSFHWLRPWMSVITSTDPDHLDIYGTKEAYLESFRHYTELIQKGGALIIRKGLEMKPNVQEGVRIYEYSRDEGDFHAENIRIANGTITFDFVSPIENIKDIELGQPIPINIENGISAMAMAQLNGCTAEELRNGMKTYGGVDRRFDFKIKDNRHVFLSDYAHHPKEILQSAKSLKELYADKKVTAIFQPHLYTRTRDFYKEFAEALSHFDEVVLTEIYPAREEPIPGVTSELIYDNLSPNVKKQMIKKDDVLDFVKSRNFDVLVVLGAGNLDNYVPEIAKILNEK, from the coding sequence ATGGAACTCAAAGATATTAAATCAGTTTACTTCGTAGGTGCAGGTGGCATCGGTATGAGTGCTATTGCCCGTTATTTCCTTCATAAAGGATTGATAGTTGCAGGTTATGATAAAACTCCATCTGAACTTACCCACACTTTGGAGAAAGAAGGAATGGACATTCATTATGAGGAGAATGTTCAACTCATCCCTGCAGCGTGCAAAGAACCAGCATCAACGTTGGTAATCTACACACCTGCCATCCCTTCTAACCACGCTGAGCTGGTTTACTTCCGTGAGAATGGCTTTGAGATTCAGAAACGTGCACAGGTTCTCGGCACACTCACCCGAACACATAAGGGTCTTTGCTTTGCTGGAACACATGGAAAGACAACGACTTCCTGTATGTGTGCACACCTTATGCACCAAAGTCATTTGGACTGTAACGCCTTCCTTGGTGGTATTTCCAAGAACTATGGCACTAATTATATCCTCTCTGACCATAGCGACTTTGTTGTGATTGAGGCAGACGAGTTCGACCGTTCTTTCCATTGGTTGCGTCCTTGGATGAGCGTTATCACCTCAACAGACCCTGACCACTTGGATATTTATGGTACAAAAGAGGCTTACCTTGAGAGTTTCCGACACTATACAGAACTCATTCAAAAGGGAGGTGCACTCATTATCCGCAAAGGATTAGAGATGAAACCAAACGTACAAGAAGGTGTTAGAATCTATGAATACAGCCGTGACGAAGGCGACTTCCACGCTGAGAATATACGAATTGCAAACGGAACAATCACCTTTGACTTCGTTTCTCCTATTGAAAATATAAAGGATATTGAGCTTGGACAACCTATACCTATCAACATTGAAAACGGTATCTCCGCAATGGCTATGGCTCAACTCAATGGCTGTACGGCAGAAGAATTACGCAATGGAATGAAGACATATGGTGGTGTTGATCGTCGTTTCGACTTCAAGATAAAGGATAACCGCCACGTCTTCCTCTCAGACTATGCGCATCATCCAAAGGAGATTCTGCAGAGCGCAAAGAGTCTTAAGGAACTCTATGCTGACAAGAAGGTTACTGCAATCTTCCAACCACACCTTTACACTCGAACACGTGACTTCTATAAGGAGTTTGCAGAGGCACTCAGTCATTTCGATGAAGTGGTATTGACAGAGATTTATCCTGCTCGCGAAGAACCAATCCCAGGTGTAACAAGCGAACTCATCTATGACAACCTCAGTCCTAATGTTAAGAAACAGATGATTAAAAAGGACGATGTTCTCGACTTTGTAAAGTCAAGAAACTTTGACGTTTTGGTTGTTTTGGGTGCCGGTAATCTCGACAATTATGTCCCAGAAATTGCAAAGATACTCAACGAGAAATAA
- the murG gene encoding undecaprenyldiphospho-muramoylpentapeptide beta-N-acetylglucosaminyltransferase: MDEELRIIISGGGTGGHIFPAVSIANAIKAKHPEAKILFVGADGRMEMQRVPAAGYEIKGLPIKGFDRANKLKNIEVLCKLWKSLRMARQIIKDFKPQVAVGVGGYASGATLYECAKMGIPCLIQEQNSYAGVTNKLLSKRVKKICVAYEGMDRFFPADKIIMTGNPVRQNVLSTPLSIEESRESFGLDPNKKTILLVGGSLGARTINRSVIEHLDLIKQSGVQFIWQTGKFYHQQILDSMKGKELPNLKIMDFISDMGAAYKAADLVISRAGASSISEFQLIGKPVILVPSPNVAEDHQTKNAMALVNKDAALCVKDVDAPDTLIKLALDTITNDEKLASLSENVKKMGLKNSAEIIADEVIKLIKG; this comes from the coding sequence ATGGACGAAGAATTAAGAATTATCATCAGCGGTGGCGGCACGGGAGGACATATTTTCCCTGCAGTATCTATTGCTAATGCCATTAAGGCAAAACACCCAGAGGCGAAGATTCTCTTTGTGGGTGCTGATGGACGTATGGAGATGCAACGTGTTCCTGCTGCTGGTTATGAGATAAAAGGCCTACCTATCAAAGGTTTCGACCGTGCTAATAAGCTAAAGAACATTGAAGTACTTTGCAAACTTTGGAAGAGTCTTCGCATGGCTCGCCAGATAATAAAAGACTTTAAGCCACAGGTTGCTGTGGGTGTTGGTGGTTATGCCAGTGGTGCAACGCTCTATGAGTGTGCAAAGATGGGCATCCCATGTCTTATCCAAGAGCAGAATTCTTATGCTGGTGTTACCAACAAACTATTGTCTAAGCGTGTGAAGAAGATTTGTGTTGCTTACGAAGGTATGGACCGTTTCTTCCCTGCTGATAAGATTATCATGACGGGTAACCCTGTTCGTCAGAACGTCCTCTCTACCCCACTCTCTATTGAAGAATCACGTGAGAGTTTCGGTCTTGACCCTAACAAGAAAACGATTCTCCTCGTTGGTGGTAGCCTTGGAGCAAGAACTATCAATCGCTCAGTCATTGAGCACCTTGATCTCATCAAGCAATCAGGCGTTCAATTCATATGGCAAACGGGTAAGTTCTATCATCAACAGATATTGGATTCGATGAAGGGTAAGGAACTTCCAAACCTAAAGATAATGGACTTTATCAGTGATATGGGTGCTGCATATAAGGCTGCTGACCTTGTTATCAGTCGTGCTGGCGCAAGTTCTATCAGTGAATTCCAGCTTATCGGAAAGCCTGTTATCTTGGTACCAAGTCCAAACGTGGCAGAAGATCATCAGACAAAGAATGCGATGGCATTGGTCAATAAAGATGCTGCACTCTGCGTAAAGGACGTTGATGCACCTGACACTTTGATAAAACTTGCACTCGATACCATCACGAATGATGAGAAGTTGGCAAGTCTTAGTGAGAATGTTAAGAAGATGGGGCTGAAGAACTCCGCAGAGATTATTGCTGACGAGGTTATCAAACTCATTAAGGGATAA
- a CDS encoding FtsW/RodA/SpoVE family cell cycle protein produces the protein MKNKSLSNIFKGDKVIWMVFFFLCIISIIEVYSASSSLSYTGGNYWSPIIYHCSILVVGIALMVVVLNIKCRYFKLITPIVLGMSILMLIWVLVAGQSTNGASRWISFAGIQFQPSELGKGALVLAIAQILSAMQTEHGADRKAFKYIMWLSGGIILLILGENLSTAMLIGLTVVLMMFVGRVPFNQLGRLIGFIVLLGVFVLSMVMLVGDDKKAEDELSAKQNLTEQTVAAQQEESPGFIGKILHRADTWKARVKKFFSNEYVAPKDYDLDKDAQVAHANIAIASSDVVGKGPGNSNERDFLSQAFSDFIYAIIIEEGGIEGAIFVALLYIILLFRTGIIANRCENSFPAFLAMGIAFLLVTQALFNMLVAVGLAPVTGQPLPLISKGGTSTIINCVYIGVILSVSRSAKKKKEEKKPSEKVSHAIV, from the coding sequence ATGAAGAATAAATCTCTCAGTAACATATTCAAAGGAGACAAGGTTATTTGGATGGTCTTCTTCTTCCTATGTATCATCAGTATCATTGAGGTATATTCAGCCTCAAGTTCACTGTCGTACACAGGAGGTAACTACTGGAGCCCTATCATCTACCATTGCAGCATCCTTGTTGTTGGCATTGCTTTGATGGTGGTTGTATTAAATATTAAATGCCGTTACTTCAAACTTATCACACCGATTGTACTGGGCATGTCCATACTAATGCTTATATGGGTACTCGTAGCAGGACAAAGTACGAATGGAGCAAGCCGATGGATTAGTTTTGCAGGTATACAATTCCAACCTTCCGAATTAGGCAAGGGTGCTTTGGTATTAGCCATTGCACAGATACTTAGTGCAATGCAAACCGAACATGGAGCAGATCGAAAAGCCTTTAAATATATCATGTGGCTATCTGGTGGTATTATTCTCCTGATTCTTGGTGAGAATCTTTCCACAGCTATGCTCATTGGTTTGACCGTAGTATTGATGATGTTTGTGGGAAGAGTTCCTTTTAATCAGTTAGGTCGTTTGATCGGTTTCATCGTCTTACTTGGAGTTTTCGTCCTATCTATGGTGATGCTTGTGGGTGATGACAAGAAAGCTGAGGACGAATTATCTGCCAAACAAAACCTTACAGAACAGACGGTAGCTGCACAGCAAGAGGAATCACCCGGATTCATTGGTAAAATTCTCCACCGCGCTGACACATGGAAGGCACGTGTCAAGAAATTCTTTAGTAACGAATATGTTGCACCAAAAGATTACGACTTAGATAAAGATGCGCAGGTGGCACATGCAAACATAGCCATCGCTTCATCAGACGTCGTTGGTAAAGGACCAGGAAACTCTAATGAAAGAGACTTTCTTTCGCAAGCCTTCTCCGACTTTATCTATGCGATTATCATTGAAGAAGGAGGTATCGAAGGAGCCATCTTTGTGGCACTCCTATATATTATCCTTCTGTTCAGAACTGGAATTATAGCCAACCGGTGTGAAAATTCTTTCCCTGCTTTTCTCGCTATGGGTATCGCTTTCCTCCTGGTTACACAGGCGTTATTCAATATGTTAGTAGCTGTAGGATTGGCACCAGTAACAGGACAGCCACTTCCTCTTATCAGTAAGGGTGGTACTTCAACTATCATTAATTGCGTCTACATAGGCGTAATACTCAGTGTAAGCCGTTCGGCAAAGAAAAAGAAAGAAGAAAAGAAACCTTCTGAGAAAGTTTCACATGCAATAGTCTAA
- the murD gene encoding UDP-N-acetylmuramoyl-L-alanine--D-glutamate ligase, with protein MKRIVILGAGESGAGAAVLAKKEGFDVFVSDMSAIKDKYKKMLDDRGIEWEEGQHTEEKILNADEIIKSPGIPKEAPMVQKLIAQGTHIISEIEFAGRYTNSKMICITGSNGKTTTTSLIYHIFKDAGYDAGLAGNIGNSLALQVAEDPHEYYIIELSSFQLDNMYDFRANIAILLNITPDHLDRYDYKFENYADAKMRIIQNQTKEDSFIYWNDDPVIKKELEKFDVHAVCYPFSELKEKGSIGYIEEGQYTIEQPEPFNMEQEDLSLTGRHNIYNSLAAGIASDISGIKKENIRKSLSDFPGVEHRLEKVCKVAGVQYINDSKATNVDACWYALESMRTPTILIIGGKDKGNDYNSIKDLVKQKCAGIVYLGADNKKLHDNFDDLGLPIRDTHSMKDCVAACAELAKPGDTVLLSPCCASFDLFKNMEDRGEQFKSYVRAL; from the coding sequence ATGAAAAGAATAGTAATACTTGGTGCCGGTGAAAGTGGTGCCGGCGCAGCAGTATTGGCAAAGAAAGAAGGCTTCGATGTCTTTGTTTCTGACATGTCAGCCATTAAGGACAAGTATAAGAAGATGCTTGATGACCGTGGTATAGAATGGGAAGAGGGACAACACACAGAAGAGAAGATTCTCAATGCTGATGAAATCATCAAGAGTCCTGGTATTCCTAAAGAAGCTCCTATGGTTCAGAAACTTATCGCACAGGGTACACATATCATTAGTGAAATAGAATTTGCTGGTCGATACACCAACTCTAAGATGATATGTATTACTGGAAGTAATGGAAAGACCACAACAACGAGCCTCATCTATCATATCTTCAAAGATGCTGGTTACGACGCTGGTTTGGCTGGTAACATTGGTAACAGTCTTGCACTGCAAGTAGCAGAAGACCCACATGAGTATTATATCATTGAGTTGAGCAGCTTCCAGTTGGACAATATGTATGACTTCCGTGCCAATATTGCCATCCTTCTCAATATCACCCCTGACCACTTGGACCGCTATGACTACAAGTTTGAGAACTACGCAGACGCTAAGATGCGTATCATTCAGAATCAAACCAAGGAGGATAGCTTCATTTACTGGAACGATGACCCTGTCATCAAGAAGGAACTCGAGAAGTTTGATGTACATGCCGTATGCTATCCATTCTCTGAATTAAAGGAGAAAGGCAGTATCGGTTACATTGAAGAAGGACAGTATACGATTGAACAGCCTGAGCCATTCAACATGGAACAGGAAGACCTTTCGCTCACAGGACGTCACAACATCTACAACTCTTTGGCAGCAGGTATTGCCTCAGACATTAGCGGTATTAAGAAAGAAAACATCCGTAAGAGTCTGAGCGACTTCCCTGGCGTTGAACATAGATTGGAAAAGGTATGTAAGGTTGCTGGCGTACAATACATCAACGACTCTAAGGCTACCAATGTTGACGCTTGTTGGTATGCACTTGAAAGCATGCGCACACCAACAATCTTGATTATTGGTGGCAAGGATAAGGGAAATGACTATAACAGCATTAAGGACTTAGTTAAGCAGAAGTGTGCTGGAATTGTCTACCTTGGAGCTGACAATAAGAAGCTACATGACAACTTCGACGACCTTGGTCTTCCTATCCGCGACACCCATTCCATGAAGGATTGTGTTGCAGCTTGTGCAGAGTTAGCAAAGCCTGGTGACACAGTTCTCCTAAGCCCATGCTGTGCAAGCTTCGATCTTTTTAAGAATATGGAAGACCGTGGCGAGCAGTTCAAGAGCTATGTAAGAGCATTGTAG